The genomic interval GTATCTCCAACAAAAAATAAATTTTCAAATGCGTCTAAATCTATACTTCTTCTCTTGTAGCTTAAAAGATAAGAACATGCTCCTTTTCTTTTGGCATCCTCAATAAACCTATGGCCATCGTCTCTATCTGTTTTAATAGCTATAAACATTTCTCCTTCTTTAATAGTCCTTGTGTCTATTGAAAATCCCTTAATCTCTCTTTCTTTGAAATTGTAGGCTTCTTTTCCTATTAACTTTGCAAATTCACTTACTTTCATTTAAAGCCTCCAGAGCAATTTCTCTGTCGCTGAAAGGAATTTTTCTATTCCCTATAATCTGGTACTCTTCATGGCCTTTGCCTGCTAAAACAACTATATCACCTTTTTTAGCACCTGAAATTGCTTCAAAAATAGCATCCTTCCTATCTTCAATATAGGCTACATCTTTTTCGTATGTTTTTCCTTTTTTTATATCTGAAAAGATTTCTGATAAATCTTCGCCTCTTGGATTATCAGCCGTTACAAAAACCCTATCGGAATATTTACATACAGCTTCAAGCATAAGAGGCCTCTTGCTTCTATCCCTATCTCCACCACATCCAAAAACAGTTATTAACTTTCCTTCAGTGTGTTTTTTTACTGAAGAAAGCAAGTTTTCAAGTCCCTCAGGAGTGTGGGCAAAATCAACAATAACAGTAATTCCTTTTTGTGAATGTATTTTCTCTACCCTTCCAGGTACAAAAAAGGATTTTTCAATTTTCTTAAAAAAACCGTCTATGTTTACTCCAAATCTTTCAAGCACCGCAATTGCAAATCCTAAGTTGTATGCATTGTAATCCCCTATCATTGGAAATAAAGTCTTTTTCTCTTTTCCTTTAATTGAAAAAGTAATCTCCAATCCGTCAGCTTTCCTTTCTATTTTGTTTATTTTTATATCTGGATTGTTATTCATGCCCACTGTGATTGGGTTTTTGCACATACTTTTTAAAGAATTGAAAATTTCTAAATCACTATTCAATACACAAAAACCACTATCTTTTAACATTGAAAAAACCTTTAACTTTGCATTTAAGTATTCTTCCATTGTTTTGTAGTAATCAAGATGATCTTGCGAAAAGGTCGTAAAAACAACGGCGTCAAATTCCAGTCCAAAAACCCTTTTTA from Thermotomaculum hydrothermale carries:
- a CDS encoding UDP-N-acetylmuramoyl-L-alanyl-D-glutamate--2,6-diaminopimelate ligase, whose amino-acid sequence is MKLKDLIKGIKIKEINADLETEIRGVCYHSGDCKENFAYFARKGLKYDGFRFIPGCFKKGVSVFFGEEGFKNFPCIVVEDILEAQAIASANFYGNPQNFLKIVGITGTNGKTTTSYLIKEGLNAGLISTIEIITGKRSEKARLTTPESTDIFKYLREMVDSGIKNAVIEVSAHALTLKRVFGLEFDAVVFTTFSQDHLDYYKTMEEYLNAKLKVFSMLKDSGFCVLNSDLEIFNSLKSMCKNPITVGMNNNPDIKINKIERKADGLEITFSIKGKEKKTLFPMIGDYNAYNLGFAIAVLERFGVNIDGFFKKIEKSFFVPGRVEKIHSQKGITVIVDFAHTPEGLENLLSSVKKHTEGKLITVFGCGGDRDRSKRPLMLEAVCKYSDRVFVTADNPRGEDLSEIFSDIKKGKTYEKDVAYIEDRKDAIFEAISGAKKGDIVVLAGKGHEEYQIIGNRKIPFSDREIALEALNESK